The Silene latifolia isolate original U9 population chromosome X, ASM4854445v1, whole genome shotgun sequence genome contains the following window.
CAGTGGAGGTCATCTCTCTTGCCTTTTTTCCAATACTAAAGTTCTTCTACCGAATTCTCTCGGCTTTTAGACAATAAGATTCAATAATTTGGACACTCACTAATGTTTAGTCTGTAAAGGTTAGCTAAACTACCCGGTAAATCAATGAGTGCTAATAGGCCTAGTACTCATGAGTCATGATCGGGCTTTGAAACTCATCAGCATCAAAGATGCTTTTGCGGCTCACTTTACACCCAAAAAAACATTGTTTTAGTCTGTAAAAAACTTTGCCTCACAATTTAGGTAACGGATTAAGGAAGTATTGAATTTAATCTTAACTGCTGGCTCTCATCTGGTTCTTATGTTGTTTACAGGGACCTTCGCTCTATACACATTGTTTTGTGCTTTTACTTTGATATTTGTGGGGGCATGGCTTCCGGAGACAAAGGGGAAAACACTTGAGGAAATTCAAGCATACTTCAGATGAAAACAATCGGGTCGCAAAGTACTGGTTAATACTATTGTAAACAGCAATCTTGATCACTGTGTATTTTGTGCAGCATAGAGTACAACTCATTCTTTTCGGTTCAATACTTGGTTGCTCTTAAATAGAATTGTCGGTCTTTCATCGTACATGATTTATTGATCACTTCTTAAAAATGTAATAATGGTGTAACAAACTTTGCAACTAGACAATATAGCTATTCTACAATTGTGTGGATTTGCAGCAGCAAGGCGGCTTACTCAGCTTTACTTTGGTGTTTCTTCGAAGTACACAGAAGCCAGGAAACGCTTGAGACATCTATTGTATACACATGGCCTCTCTAGGTGAACTAGATGCCCTGCCTTCTGTATTCCTTCACATGTCGCCTTTTCTCCGAGTTTCCTACATATAATCATCCCGAAACAAAATTTAAATAGATAGTATGAGCTAGAGAGTGCGAGAGGGTGATACTGAGTTTCAATACTAGGCCATTAGCATGACGCCACTAACTCATTTTCCATAGTAATTTATTATTTTTAAGTTAGCAATGGTTCAATTGATTGACGGTTTTACAATAAGTTATAGTATGACTACTGTTCCACGAGAGACatactaatatatttattttgagTGAGGGAAGAACATACTCTTTCATTTGTTGGGCAATGTCCATCCTGAAAATCTGATCATTTTCACCCCATAGAAGATGGATTTTCTGTCAACAAAGGATTTAGTAGATGCACAAGATTGTACTTACTAGAATGAGAaattatgcaaaaaaaaaaaaaaaaaaaaaaaaaaaaaccactacAAGATTGGCTAATTTAAATTTCAGCTAAACTTAAAACGGATACACCCATCTTAAACAAGAAGTTGTCGAAACAGAAAGGAAGAAGACAGGTACCTGGGGAAATTTGGGTATGTCAGGGTTTTTTTCAGCAATGACTAAACCCTCCAGGAGTTCACTTCTCTCCTTTCTATTGGTAAACATCACCTGTATGTCATTTTTCGCTTCAAGGTTAGAAAATGGTCTTCACCAAGAAAAGTCACTAAATATTACTCTCTCGATCACACTTAAACTTTTCAGTTTACCTTAGGCCATTTACAAATCTATATTTAAACTTTTATGTTTACTTTAGGCGAACTACAAATTTCTATATGGGATCTATTGGCTATTGTGCACGATATTTCCAACTTAATCGCTCAaaaatgttttattttgttgAATGAGACTAGTTTTATTAATTTATATTATCAAGTTGATCGGCCTTAACATCATCAAACATGTCTTTTCTAAACAAGTACACATTCAATCAAAATCAATGTTCTTATTGATGTAGGACAATGACAGGATGAAACTTTAAGCTAGACAATGATCAAATTAGGGTATAATATAACTCGAAGTCTTTAatagattatggtgtgtgatctAAAAAAAGTCTACATTAATGATTTACGGAAATTGTTGTCAATTTTATACGGAGTATTTCATTGGTGGACCTAAACGATAATACTCCCTTCCAGTCATTATAATATTCTCACTTTCCCGAAAtggattattcaactaatgttcccatttccttttttggtaacttttactcttattttattcatttctctctcctatcaccaaacccaacacaactcttttactcctattttattactttcccttatgttttggccccacaattctttatttaactactaataattcattcttctctcctatcaccaaccccacacaactcttttactcctattttaatacttttccttaagtattgtgTCCATATTAAATGGGAACAATATAGTGACTGAGAGAGAGTATGATGCACCTAAATAtttcttttgaaaaaaaaatgtgaCTTGAGGCTTTAAATAGCCCAAGTAATAATGTCATGTTTAGGTGTAGTTGGTTGAACAACCAGGTCCATACGCAATCATAAACCAATGAGACTATTGATTTGAATTCCAAATTTTCTCGAGAAATAGAAAAGTTAGTTCATACCCCAACCCCGTATATAATATGACAAGGGTATATGTGGCGGAATGAGGATTTACAGTTAAGATCAATTTGTAATGTCATAAGGTAAATTCGAAAGAAGTtcaaaaattaaactaaaaattTCTGAATATTTTCAATGTCTAGTGAGGCTTGCGAAGACGAGTGATTCTGCTGACGGGTGTCCCCCTAAATCCGATCTACTACCGCTAATATTGGAGTATATGAGTGTATCGCTTTTCAGTAGATAAGACGAAACTAGTATGCCAATATCATGTAAAAAACTAAAAACAATGTTCGAAAGGTAGAAATTTCATGATAATACAACCCTACACACATTTAAAATCTTAAATGTCATTACCAATCTCAAAAGCAACTTTTATCAACCTCATCAAAGTGGATCGTTCATTCAAGTTGTGTGAGAGGCTCATTATTGTACAAATTCTATTAAACTCTCATTATAAAATAATACATCAACAATagttaaaattaaaaaattaGGTCATACAACCCACGCGTTTCAGCTAGATCAAATCAACCCTATAAGTTGTGTTTAAACTAAACATGGAACATTTTTATGGGTATCGAAAATTAGTCATGTACATGTACGTGTCAGTGTAACGTAACCATTACATGTACATAAATATAACTTCTTAAGACCTTATTCTGTATGGCGATTGCATGGACAACAATACTCTATATATACGAGGAATATATATTCCTCGTCTTTAAAACTCGTTTATTTGCAACTTTATAGGTAGGAATTTACATTGCCTAGAAAGTGACTGATCACATTATTTAGAATTAGTgtgaattaaaaaaaaatttagtACGTGAATTATTTACCTAATCTTAGTATAAAACTACTTCGCAATAAATTTCTTAATTATCAATTTTATTATTTTCAAAAAGTAGGTATACACATTACACATAGCGTAAAAAGTTACCTCAAGATAATCCTTATGCAAGCAATCAGGGAACCAAAGCTTCCTATGGGTAGCAACCTTGAGCAGTGTCTTCAATCCATCAACCGAAGTCGGCAACAGGAGCTCAGCCGATGACTTAAACCCCATCCTACTTAGCTCAGCTTCGCTTACCGACTCCGTCATAGCCAATATCGACCCCGAGACGACCAAGGCTTCCACTAGGTCTGGCCTCATCTCGGCTAATTTGAAAGCCACCATCCCTCCGTAGCTGAACCCGACCAAGCTACACTGGCTCACGCCAAGCTTCCCTAGCGCTATAGCCAGGCATGCAGCTTGGTAAGCTGGGGACCTGTAACAGTGGCAGAACCATGATTTAAAGTTATTTGTCTACAACATTATTTGAAAACCTTATGAAGCGAAATAGTAATGTAAtagaataattttaaatgaaaaaTCGAAAGTTGAGTAAAAATGCCAGAGCGACTGCCTTTGCTAGTCCTCCTCGCTTTAGCACTGACCTGTCAGCATTGGTTGTGGTCGAGCCACCAAAAAAGAGAAGGTCGGGTACGTAGACATTATATTTCTTAGAAAGCGCACCAATTTGGAATTGCCATGTCACTAAGCCTTCGGCAGCAAACCCATGAATTAGAATGACCGTGGGTTTGGGCTTGGATTTGGGTTTGGACTCGGGTTTTTTATCTTTCAAGGTAGACGCGGGTACCCAGAAGGTCATGAAGGTTTCGGGTTCAA
Protein-coding sequences here:
- the LOC141623071 gene encoding uncharacterized protein LOC141623071, yielding MVNLVEAQKPLLHGLIKLAGLRPTTVEIEPETFMTFWVPASTLKDKKPESKPKSKPKPTVILIHGFAAEGLVTWQFQIGALSKKYNVYVPDLLFFGGSTTTNADRSPAYQAACLAIALGKLGVSQCSLVGFSYGGMVAFKLAEMRPDLVEALVVSGSILAMTESVSEAELSRMGFKSSAELLLPTSVDGLKTLLKVATHRKLWFPDCLHKDYLEVMFTNRKERSELLEGLVIAEKNPDIPKFPQKIHLLWGENDQIFRMDIAQQMKEKLGEKATCEGIQKAGHLVHLERPCVYNRCLKRFLASVYFEETPK